In Leptospirillum ferriphilum, the following proteins share a genomic window:
- a CDS encoding NADH-quinone oxidoreductase subunit L: MHIASFFLALLPLMPLCGAVAAIVFSRGEDRRAFFWTRAGVLLSFLDCLFLVAAPKGGGDVRVFLFPDVFSRTPGPDVGLCFDPLAAIMSFLILSVSLVILTFSWRYMTGEPRADRFLAAIGLATGFLLFLVTARNLLLLYAAWEMVLVALCLLLIHHRQRRESSQPALRTWVMNQIGGGLFLAGILLLGHSAGTYDMDGLFAQLGIGADRAGVGFLTRGMSQTAIVWGTFFIGAGILVRSAQIPFHLWLPVTLDAPTPVSGFMHAGIVNAGGFILNRLSPVFDHSPYVLHGLFLVGALTAICGSAMMLVQVSVKQTLVYSTMGQMGYMFAECGLGVFPAAIFHMIAHGIFKATLFLGSGSIIHAARFHEHSPKGSVARALGRHRILWVLGGSLLVSLPLILLLSDTFRGKPFLPGTGGMILLFFGLATAMQTVFNLFRFSHLLTPRAVLVFTGIFALVFGLYWGGLSWFDRILAPISTTSTLTPEGPGWSFFYPVALLTMGFILVAGWIFLARETSSGWKFPGSSRISDHLHDFLDQGGYAEMLIRHGLREPLLSLCQTIRNIHERTGTGSSPESVLTGKPDV; this comes from the coding sequence TTGCACATCGCTTCCTTTTTTCTGGCCCTTTTGCCACTGATGCCTCTGTGCGGAGCCGTTGCCGCGATTGTTTTCTCCAGGGGAGAGGACCGGAGGGCATTCTTCTGGACACGGGCCGGGGTCCTTCTCTCTTTTCTGGACTGTCTTTTTCTGGTTGCCGCTCCGAAAGGAGGGGGAGATGTCCGTGTTTTCCTTTTTCCGGACGTGTTTTCCCGAACTCCGGGCCCTGACGTGGGTCTTTGCTTCGATCCGCTGGCGGCCATCATGTCCTTTCTCATTCTGTCTGTCAGTCTTGTGATCCTCACGTTCTCCTGGCGTTATATGACGGGGGAGCCCCGTGCGGACCGGTTTCTGGCGGCGATTGGACTGGCAACCGGTTTTCTCCTGTTTTTGGTGACCGCCCGAAATCTCCTGCTGCTGTATGCGGCGTGGGAGATGGTCCTGGTCGCCCTTTGTCTGTTGCTCATTCACCATCGGCAGAGGCGCGAGTCGAGTCAGCCGGCTCTCCGGACATGGGTCATGAATCAGATTGGCGGGGGTCTTTTTCTGGCCGGCATTCTTCTCCTTGGCCACTCCGCGGGAACCTATGACATGGATGGACTTTTCGCCCAGCTTGGGATCGGGGCGGATCGGGCAGGGGTCGGATTCCTCACCAGGGGCATGTCCCAGACCGCCATCGTCTGGGGGACGTTTTTTATCGGGGCAGGCATTCTGGTCCGCTCTGCACAGATTCCTTTCCATCTCTGGCTCCCGGTAACCCTCGATGCCCCCACCCCCGTTTCCGGCTTCATGCATGCCGGCATTGTCAATGCCGGCGGGTTTATTCTTAATCGTCTCTCCCCGGTCTTTGATCATTCTCCGTATGTCCTGCATGGTCTTTTTCTGGTTGGGGCCCTGACAGCGATATGCGGATCGGCCATGATGCTTGTTCAGGTCAGCGTCAAGCAGACTCTGGTGTATTCGACGATGGGACAGATGGGGTACATGTTTGCCGAATGCGGTCTTGGGGTTTTCCCGGCAGCTATTTTTCACATGATCGCGCACGGGATCTTCAAGGCGACGCTTTTTCTCGGGTCCGGCAGCATCATCCATGCAGCACGTTTTCACGAGCACTCTCCCAAAGGGTCTGTGGCAAGGGCACTCGGGCGACACCGGATTCTGTGGGTCCTGGGGGGATCCCTTCTGGTCAGTCTTCCCCTGATTCTTCTCTTGTCGGACACGTTTCGCGGGAAGCCTTTTCTGCCGGGAACGGGGGGAATGATCCTTCTGTTTTTCGGTCTGGCCACCGCGATGCAGACTGTCTTCAACCTTTTTCGATTCAGTCATCTCCTGACGCCCCGGGCGGTTCTTGTTTTCACCGGAATATTTGCCCTGGTGTTCGGTTTGTATTGGGGAGGGCTCTCATGGTTTGACCGGATACTGGCTCCCATTTCAACAACTTCGACCCTGACCCCGGAAGGCCCGGGATGGTCTTTCTTCTATCCTGTGGCCCTCCTGACCATGGGGTTTATCCTGGTGGCCGGCTGGATTTTTCTGGCGCGAGAGACGTCTTCCGGGTGGAAATTTCCCGGAAGCTCGCGGATCTCCGATCATCTGCACGATTTTCTGGATCAGGGCGGATATGCCGAAATGCTGATCCGGCATGGACTCCGCGAACCTCTCTTGTCCTTGTGCCAAACGATCCGGAACATCCATGAAAGAACAGGCACAGGCTCTTCTCCCGAGTCTGTGCTCACGGGAAAACCCGATGTCTGA
- a CDS encoding ABC transporter permease — translation MNIAGLAFRSLARNPFRTILTMLGIVIGTAAVILLVSLGMGARHLVLDSINNLGPNLLIVIPGSVTDSGAQVGGGTDTTLTLDDARAIREGCPSVLEDSAALRTAGQVLTGAANWSTVILGTESTYLAVRNWELSQGSFFTEKDVRSMSRVAILGRKVVRRLFGFADPVGKWVQINHSPFQVIGILSPKGQSPMGMDQDDMVVVPITTLQTQIMGVTYVGVILANAVSTDGIETAKQEISRLLRIRHHIPPDGRPDFSVNPMSDITRTANRLSLILTVLLAAIASISLLVGGIGIMNIMLVSVRERTREIGIRMAIGARPGDIVTQFLVESAVLSLLGGLTGILLGAGGIFLFRDLVGWPAPFPMGFMSATLLFSGGIGVVFGLYPAVMASRLDPMVALRYE, via the coding sequence ATGAACATCGCCGGTCTCGCTTTCCGTTCTCTGGCCCGTAATCCATTCCGGACAATTCTGACGATGCTGGGCATTGTCATTGGCACGGCGGCCGTCATTCTCCTTGTGTCCCTTGGAATGGGAGCCCGTCACCTGGTCCTGGACAGTATCAACAACCTGGGTCCAAATCTTTTAATTGTCATTCCGGGATCCGTCACGGATTCCGGAGCGCAGGTCGGAGGGGGAACAGACACGACATTGACCCTCGACGATGCGCGGGCCATCCGGGAAGGGTGCCCCTCGGTTCTGGAGGATTCTGCCGCTCTCCGGACAGCCGGACAGGTCTTGACGGGCGCGGCCAACTGGTCCACGGTCATTTTGGGAACAGAATCGACGTATCTGGCCGTCCGGAACTGGGAACTGTCACAAGGGTCTTTTTTTACGGAAAAGGATGTCCGTTCGATGAGCCGGGTGGCCATCCTTGGCCGAAAGGTGGTCCGCCGGCTGTTCGGTTTTGCCGATCCGGTCGGCAAATGGGTCCAGATCAATCATTCCCCTTTTCAGGTCATCGGGATCCTGAGCCCCAAGGGACAATCTCCGATGGGGATGGACCAGGATGACATGGTCGTCGTTCCGATCACGACACTCCAGACCCAGATCATGGGTGTCACCTATGTCGGCGTGATTCTGGCGAACGCGGTTTCGACAGACGGGATTGAAACCGCGAAACAGGAAATATCCCGTCTTCTGCGGATTCGTCACCACATCCCGCCCGACGGACGACCGGATTTCTCGGTCAATCCCATGAGCGATATCACCCGGACCGCCAACAGGTTGTCCCTGATCCTGACGGTCCTTCTGGCCGCAATCGCATCGATTTCCCTTCTGGTGGGGGGGATTGGCATCATGAACATCATGCTGGTTTCCGTGCGGGAAAGGACCCGGGAAATCGGAATCCGGATGGCGATAGGAGCCAGACCGGGGGACATCGTGACCCAGTTTCTTGTGGAAAGTGCCGTTTTGTCGCTGCTGGGAGGATTGACAGGCATCCTTCTGGGAGCGGGGGGGATTTTCCTCTTTCGGGATCTGGTCGGGTGGCCCGCTCCCTTTCCCATGGGTTTCATGTCCGCCACACTGCTGTTTTCCGGAGGAATCGGCGTCGTGTTTGGTCTTTATCCAGCCGTGATGGCTTCCCGTCTGGATCCGATGGTGGCGTTGCGGTACGAATGA
- the nifA gene encoding nif-specific transcriptional activator NifA yields MNDNSKVIAELTAFFAISQELASSPDLDGALKRILEIMDEKLGLHRSSILLIESDSDELRTEIAHGLSEEEIRKGRFKEGEGITGAVLKTGDPIVVPDISREPRFLNRTGSRSERASRGKLAFLAVPLTFQARKVGVLSADCTIEPGSGNLDEELRVLTTISSIIAQAVILRKQFVEERKKLEERALRLEHHLKDRYSIEGWIGRSRIMQQISESIHLVAKSRATVLIMGESGTGKEVVAKAIHFNSPRSRRPFVQINCAAIPESLLESELFGHEKGAFTGAHVSRPGKFEQAHEGTLFLDEVGEISPAVQVKLLRVLQERVVERVGGTKTIPVDVRIIAATNRNLEEAIRKNQFREDLYYRLNVVPIYLPPLRQRKEDIPLLVNHFLGRFNQENGRSVTIFPEAISALIEHDWPGNVRELENTVERLVVMSQADSIDMTDVRRTLALFPSTLPHRREVEEKAASLVSGGGNGSYRKGESLLLPEAVSELERAKILDVLDRTGWIKTRAAALLGITPRQLGYRMMKYGIDPSPPYMKDVRPENPPNPSNL; encoded by the coding sequence ATGAACGACAACAGCAAGGTTATTGCCGAACTGACAGCCTTTTTCGCCATCAGCCAGGAGCTGGCAAGTTCTCCGGATCTGGACGGAGCCCTGAAACGCATTCTGGAAATCATGGATGAAAAGCTGGGCTTGCATCGCAGTTCGATTCTCCTTATCGAAAGCGATTCGGACGAGCTTCGGACAGAGATTGCCCACGGACTTTCGGAGGAGGAAATCCGGAAAGGCCGGTTCAAGGAAGGGGAGGGGATTACCGGGGCTGTCCTCAAAACAGGCGATCCCATCGTTGTTCCGGATATTTCCAGAGAACCGCGTTTTCTGAACCGGACAGGGTCCCGTTCCGAACGGGCCTCCCGCGGAAAACTCGCCTTTCTGGCCGTACCCCTGACGTTTCAGGCGCGCAAGGTCGGCGTGCTTTCGGCCGACTGCACGATCGAGCCTGGAAGCGGAAATCTCGACGAAGAGCTTCGTGTCCTGACGACGATCAGTTCAATCATTGCCCAGGCGGTCATACTCCGGAAGCAGTTTGTCGAAGAGCGGAAAAAGCTGGAAGAGCGTGCGCTCAGGCTTGAACACCACCTGAAAGACCGTTATTCGATAGAAGGATGGATCGGTCGAAGCCGGATCATGCAACAGATTTCCGAGTCTATCCATCTTGTCGCCAAGAGCCGGGCGACCGTCCTGATTATGGGGGAAAGCGGAACGGGAAAAGAGGTGGTTGCGAAAGCCATCCACTTCAACAGCCCCCGGAGTCGCAGGCCTTTTGTCCAGATCAACTGCGCGGCCATCCCTGAATCTCTTCTGGAGTCCGAACTTTTTGGTCATGAAAAAGGGGCCTTCACCGGGGCCCATGTCTCTCGTCCCGGAAAGTTCGAGCAGGCCCATGAGGGAACGCTCTTTCTGGATGAGGTCGGGGAGATTTCCCCGGCGGTCCAGGTTAAACTCCTGCGTGTCCTGCAGGAACGGGTGGTCGAACGGGTCGGTGGAACGAAAACCATCCCGGTGGATGTGCGCATTATTGCGGCGACGAACCGGAACCTTGAGGAGGCCATCCGGAAGAATCAGTTTCGCGAAGATCTGTATTATCGTCTCAATGTTGTGCCGATCTACCTTCCGCCTTTGCGCCAGAGAAAAGAAGACATCCCCCTTTTGGTCAACCACTTTCTCGGACGATTTAATCAGGAGAATGGCCGATCCGTGACGATCTTTCCAGAGGCAATCTCGGCACTGATCGAGCATGACTGGCCCGGCAATGTCCGGGAGCTTGAAAACACAGTGGAAAGACTGGTTGTCATGTCTCAGGCCGACTCCATCGACATGACGGATGTCCGTCGCACGCTGGCCCTTTTCCCGTCCACCCTGCCCCATCGGCGGGAGGTCGAGGAGAAGGCGGCTTCCCTTGTTTCAGGGGGGGGAAACGGCTCCTACCGCAAAGGGGAATCCCTCCTGCTTCCGGAGGCCGTCTCCGAGCTCGAGCGTGCGAAGATACTCGATGTGCTTGATCGCACGGGGTGGATCAAAACCCGTGCGGCGGCGCTCCTTGGCATTACCCCCCGACAGCTGGGCTATCGCATGATGAAATATGGAATTGATCCTTCCCCGCCCTATATGAAAGACGTTCGTCCGGAAAACCCTCCAAATCCTTCAAACCTTTGA
- the fliM gene encoding flagellar motor switch protein FliM has protein sequence MSESILSQEEVNALLRGLSEGEIETQAKAADSGEPVKQYNLASQERVIRGRMPTLEIINERFARFFQVTLSATLRKTVEFSPQGIEMVKFGDFVKKIPMPSNINILRLESLRRNILLIIDARMVYLLVDHMFGGSGRGHVKIEGRDFSPIEARISRNVMDLAIGDFEKAWAPVHPMPITYIRSEINPQFAAIVAPTEMVVTMAYRLEIDGQGRTIYICIPYSTIEPIKEKLYTGFQSDQYEVDSRWINRLQERVEEAPLEIEAFIGEARFTLRDILGWKTGDVFSLDRYVSEPVEVRVEGIVRFLARPGIFRHHRAIRIERRVPPPTRYEEEDENPIP, from the coding sequence TTGTCAGAGAGCATTCTGTCCCAGGAAGAAGTCAACGCTCTCCTTCGCGGGTTGTCGGAAGGAGAAATCGAGACACAGGCCAAGGCAGCCGATTCCGGCGAACCCGTCAAGCAATACAACCTGGCCAGCCAGGAGCGCGTGATCCGGGGCCGGATGCCGACTTTGGAAATCATCAACGAGCGGTTTGCCCGGTTTTTTCAGGTGACTCTCTCCGCCACCCTCCGGAAAACGGTCGAGTTTTCTCCCCAGGGAATCGAAATGGTGAAGTTCGGGGATTTTGTCAAAAAAATTCCCATGCCCTCCAATATCAATATTCTTCGACTGGAATCCTTGCGGAGAAACATCCTTCTGATCATCGACGCCCGCATGGTCTATCTCCTGGTCGACCATATGTTCGGCGGGAGCGGCCGGGGGCACGTAAAGATCGAGGGACGGGACTTTTCCCCCATCGAAGCGCGCATTTCCCGAAACGTCATGGACCTGGCGATCGGGGATTTTGAGAAAGCCTGGGCGCCCGTCCATCCCATGCCGATCACGTATATCCGATCCGAGATCAATCCGCAATTTGCGGCCATCGTTGCTCCGACCGAGATGGTCGTCACAATGGCCTACCGTCTCGAAATTGATGGTCAGGGCAGGACCATTTACATCTGTATTCCCTACTCGACGATCGAACCGATCAAGGAAAAGCTCTACACCGGATTTCAGAGTGACCAGTATGAAGTCGACAGTCGCTGGATCAACCGTCTTCAGGAACGCGTGGAAGAAGCCCCCCTCGAAATCGAAGCTTTTATTGGAGAAGCCCGGTTCACGCTTCGGGACATTCTTGGATGGAAGACCGGCGATGTCTTCTCGCTGGACCGGTATGTCAGCGAACCGGTGGAGGTTCGTGTCGAGGGGATTGTCCGCTTTCTCGCCCGTCCGGGAATTTTTCGTCATCACCGGGCGATCCGGATCGAACGCCGTGTGCCTCCTCCGACCCGGTATGAGGAGGAAGACGAAAACCCCATTCCCTGA
- a CDS encoding inorganic diphosphatase, whose amino-acid sequence MFNPWHDLSLGDNFPHEFDALIEIPYGSRVKYEMDKDSGLIRVDRILHSAVYYPANYGLIPGTYCEDGDPMDVFVFGEDPIFPGVVARIRPVGILRMVDGGEKDDKILAVLAKDPLFSLYRHVEDVPPHLLKKIERFLEDYKILENKSVKVNGIEGNAEAKKALQESRESYLKNRDALIRKT is encoded by the coding sequence TTGTTCAATCCCTGGCACGATCTGTCCCTCGGAGACAATTTTCCTCATGAATTTGATGCCCTGATCGAGATCCCCTACGGAAGCCGTGTAAAATATGAAATGGACAAGGACAGCGGATTGATCCGTGTGGACCGGATTCTTCACAGCGCGGTCTATTATCCGGCAAATTATGGTCTGATTCCCGGAACCTATTGCGAAGACGGAGATCCGATGGATGTGTTTGTCTTCGGGGAAGACCCGATTTTTCCGGGGGTTGTGGCACGTATCCGTCCCGTCGGCATCCTGCGGATGGTGGACGGAGGCGAAAAAGATGACAAGATCCTGGCCGTTTTGGCCAAGGACCCCCTGTTCAGTCTTTACAGACATGTCGAAGATGTTCCTCCCCATCTTCTCAAGAAAATCGAGCGTTTTCTCGAGGACTACAAGATTCTGGAAAACAAGTCCGTCAAGGTCAACGGGATCGAAGGAAACGCGGAGGCGAAGAAAGCACTGCAGGAATCGCGCGAAAGCTATCTGAAGAATCGGGACGCGCTGATCCGGAAAACGTGA
- a CDS encoding ABC transporter ATP-binding protein — protein sequence MADLRGKGVDVHLKNVSRLFQVGGETFQALSNVTIFVPSGVHWSLVGASGSGKSTLLYMMGLLERPSTGEVWIDGQRTDTLKTGERALIRNRRIGFIFQNFQLIPRTTALENVEMPLLYQKVAARERKERAKALLAQVGLSERENHFPSQLSGGQQQRVAIARALVTSPGLVLADEPTGNLDTASSKDILELLEHLRALHHFTLVLVTHDPLVASRAEHQIRLSDGRIVGGEAG from the coding sequence ATGGCTGACCTGCGGGGAAAGGGTGTCGATGTCCACCTGAAAAACGTGTCTCGCCTTTTTCAGGTGGGTGGCGAGACGTTTCAGGCTCTTTCGAACGTGACGATTTTCGTTCCGTCCGGCGTCCATTGGTCGCTTGTCGGGGCTTCGGGGTCCGGGAAGTCCACCTTGCTTTATATGATGGGTCTTCTTGAAAGACCTTCCACGGGGGAGGTCTGGATCGACGGTCAGAGGACAGACACGCTGAAAACAGGGGAAAGAGCACTGATCCGCAACAGACGGATTGGCTTCATTTTCCAGAATTTTCAGCTGATTCCCCGGACAACCGCTCTTGAAAATGTCGAAATGCCTCTTCTCTATCAGAAAGTTGCCGCTCGCGAAAGGAAGGAAAGGGCGAAGGCCCTTCTCGCCCAGGTGGGTCTCTCCGAAAGGGAGAACCATTTCCCTTCCCAGCTGTCCGGAGGGCAACAACAGAGAGTGGCAATTGCCCGGGCTCTTGTGACCTCTCCCGGGCTTGTTCTCGCCGACGAGCCGACCGGTAATCTGGATACGGCTTCTTCCAAAGACATTCTCGAATTGCTTGAGCACCTCCGGGCCTTGCACCATTTTACCCTGGTCCTGGTGACACACGATCCGCTTGTGGCCTCCCGGGCGGAACACCAAATCCGCCTTTCGGATGGTCGCATCGTCGGGGGAGAGGCGGGATGA
- a CDS encoding efflux RND transporter periplasmic adaptor subunit, with protein sequence MTVRFEKKRWAVAGVFLVMGLAFWGFRHHPATEDLDRDFVTRPVVRGDLEQKVTATGRIKAMKTVHVGAQVSGIITEVRAEFNSRVHRGDVLAQIDPAIYRAQVLEARSNLKKIQTQIVLDRLALKRDRDLLKKHIIAQSVFDQDQGKLSMDMANEDEMVAGLALANANLRYTTIRAPIDGIVISRQVQVGQTVTAAFRTPKLFTIAQDLSEMRLDTRVSESDIGDVREGQKVTFQVPAYPDRTFSGQVIMVRVHPKTVSHVVTYDVVSRVSNPDLTLKPGMTALVTLHVGTLRGVLLVPNGAMVFRPSEKFLKKVNLATYRHKTLVFKLDHHRIVPVPIVPGATDGQKSVVVSGDLHPGDRVIIRDRLGNDRKSHGGFM encoded by the coding sequence ATGACAGTCAGATTTGAAAAAAAAAGGTGGGCCGTGGCCGGTGTTTTCCTGGTGATGGGGCTCGCCTTCTGGGGATTCCGGCACCACCCTGCAACAGAAGACCTGGACAGGGATTTCGTCACGCGTCCGGTTGTCCGTGGGGACCTCGAACAGAAAGTGACCGCGACAGGCCGGATCAAGGCGATGAAAACGGTGCATGTGGGCGCCCAGGTGAGCGGGATCATTACCGAAGTCCGGGCAGAATTCAATAGCCGTGTCCATCGCGGGGACGTTCTGGCCCAGATCGATCCGGCCATCTATCGGGCACAGGTTCTCGAGGCGCGATCCAATCTCAAGAAAATCCAGACCCAGATCGTGCTGGACCGGCTGGCCCTCAAACGGGACAGGGATCTTCTCAAGAAGCATATCATTGCCCAGAGCGTGTTTGACCAGGATCAGGGCAAACTGTCGATGGATATGGCCAATGAGGACGAAATGGTTGCCGGTCTGGCCCTGGCGAACGCGAATCTTCGTTACACGACAATCCGGGCCCCGATTGACGGGATTGTCATTTCCCGTCAGGTTCAGGTCGGGCAAACCGTCACCGCCGCTTTCAGGACGCCGAAGCTCTTCACCATCGCGCAGGACCTGTCTGAAATGCGTCTCGATACCCGCGTGTCGGAGTCCGATATCGGGGATGTCCGGGAAGGCCAAAAGGTGACTTTTCAGGTCCCCGCTTACCCGGACAGGACCTTTTCCGGGCAAGTCATCATGGTACGGGTTCATCCCAAGACCGTCTCCCACGTGGTCACATACGATGTTGTCTCCAGGGTTTCCAATCCCGACCTGACCCTGAAGCCCGGCATGACGGCTCTCGTGACATTGCATGTCGGGACTCTCCGGGGCGTTCTTCTCGTTCCCAACGGAGCGATGGTTTTCCGTCCGTCGGAAAAATTTCTGAAAAAGGTCAACCTGGCGACATATCGCCATAAAACGCTGGTGTTCAAGCTTGACCATCACCGGATTGTGCCGGTTCCAATCGTGCCTGGAGCGACAGACGGTCAGAAGTCTGTCGTCGTTTCCGGAGATCTTCACCCCGGGGACCGGGTCATCATCCGGGATCGCCTTGGAAACGACCGGAAGAGCCATGGAGGATTTATGTGA